From a single Candidatus Defluviilinea gracilis genomic region:
- a CDS encoding glycosyltransferase: protein MKSSPSFDASGVAYQQSRISHWDSIARKTDSWRGMGRWYHQRLAEIYRFHIAPNLSVIEIGCADGKLLGVLNPARGVGVDFSPEMIRRAKVKHPNIEFIEADAHDLSAINETFDIIILSDLVNDLWDVQRVFQEIKKLCTPRTRILLNFYSRLWQLPLGIAQSLNLATRNLYQNWLTREDIRGLMRLAGFEPVQITQEILFPLPLGGLANKFLVRLWPLHHLALSNFVVARPTIQRAQEPTVSVIVPARNESGNIKSIFERTPKMGRATELVFVEGHSKDDTYAAIQREVKAHPSTPSLILQQSGIGKADAVRLGYAKATGDVLMILDADLTVPPEDLPRFYEALVSGKGEFINGVRLVYPMEKEAMQTLNFFGNKFFSLAFSWLLGQPIKDTLCGTKVLWKDDYERIAANRSYFGDFDPFGDYDLIFGAAKLNLKIVDLPIRYRERTYGSTNISRWKHGLLLLRMVAFAARRIKFV, encoded by the coding sequence ATGAAATCCTCTCCCTCCTTCGACGCGTCAGGCGTCGCCTACCAACAATCTCGCATCTCCCACTGGGACTCCATCGCGCGCAAAACGGATTCGTGGCGCGGCATGGGCAGGTGGTATCACCAGCGGCTGGCGGAGATCTATCGCTTTCACATCGCGCCGAACCTGAGCGTGATCGAGATCGGTTGCGCGGACGGGAAACTGCTCGGCGTGTTGAATCCCGCGCGAGGCGTGGGCGTGGACTTTTCGCCTGAGATGATCCGCCGCGCCAAAGTAAAACATCCGAACATCGAATTCATCGAAGCCGACGCGCACGATCTCTCGGCGATCAACGAAACATTCGACATCATTATCCTCTCCGACCTCGTCAATGATTTGTGGGATGTGCAACGCGTCTTTCAAGAAATTAAAAAACTTTGCACGCCGCGCACGCGCATCCTCCTTAACTTTTACAGCAGGCTTTGGCAATTGCCGCTGGGCATCGCGCAAAGTCTCAACCTTGCCACGCGCAACCTCTATCAAAACTGGTTGACGCGCGAAGACATCCGTGGGTTGATGCGCCTCGCGGGGTTCGAGCCAGTGCAGATCACGCAAGAGATTCTTTTTCCGCTTCCGTTGGGCGGGCTGGCGAATAAATTTCTCGTGCGGCTGTGGCCCCTGCATCATCTCGCGTTGTCGAACTTCGTGGTGGCGCGACCAACCATCCAACGCGCACAAGAGCCGACGGTGTCGGTCATCGTCCCCGCGCGGAATGAATCGGGCAACATCAAATCTATTTTCGAACGGACTCCCAAAATGGGGCGCGCGACAGAACTCGTCTTCGTCGAGGGACATTCGAAGGATGACACGTACGCGGCAATCCAGCGGGAAGTGAAAGCGCATCCATCCACCCCCAGCCTGATTCTCCAACAGTCGGGCATCGGCAAAGCGGACGCGGTGCGACTCGGCTACGCCAAAGCCACTGGCGATGTGCTGATGATCCTCGATGCCGACCTGACGGTGCCGCCCGAAGACCTGCCGCGTTTCTATGAGGCGCTCGTTTCGGGCAAGGGCGAATTCATCAACGGCGTGCGGCTGGTGTACCCGATGGAAAAAGAAGCGATGCAGACGTTGAATTTTTTCGGCAATAAATTTTTTAGTCTCGCGTTCTCGTGGTTGTTGGGTCAGCCCATCAAAGATACGTTGTGCGGAACAAAAGTGTTGTGGAAAGACGATTACGAACGCATCGCTGCGAACCGTTCGTACTTCGGCGATTTCGATCCGTTCGGCGACTATGACTTGATCTTTGGCGCGGCAAAATTGAATTTGAAAATCGTTGACCTCCCCATCCGTTACCGCGAACGGACATACGGCTCGACCAATATCTCGCGCTGGAAACACGGTTTGTTGTTACTGCGCATGGTCGCTTTTGCGGCAAGACGGATAAAATTTGTTTGA
- a CDS encoding class I SAM-dependent methyltransferase has translation MGINLHQDLINKNHELWNRKPILRTAYQDMYRIAATQLSGLSDSKIVELGSGMGHIRDVIPNCITTELFPFPWIDQIENAYKLSFEDESISDLISTDVFHHLKYPGTALIELHRVLRPGGRIILLEPCMSLLGLLVYGAFHVESIAITKKIEWLAPADWSPEHLDYYAAQGNATRIFVGKKYRSQLTAWKSVKTIRLSALAYAASGGYSGPQLYPTGMYSAVKSLEKFLDLFPSLFATRLLVVLEK, from the coding sequence ATGGGAATTAATTTACATCAGGATTTGATAAACAAAAATCACGAGTTATGGAATCGCAAGCCGATTCTGCGAACGGCGTATCAAGACATGTATCGAATCGCGGCGACGCAGTTGAGCGGATTGTCCGATTCAAAGATCGTCGAACTCGGCTCGGGCATGGGACACATCCGCGATGTGATTCCCAACTGCATCACCACCGAGTTATTCCCCTTTCCGTGGATCGACCAGATCGAAAACGCGTACAAACTGTCGTTTGAGGACGAATCAATTTCCGACCTGATCTCGACCGATGTGTTTCATCACCTGAAATACCCTGGCACCGCGTTGATCGAACTTCATCGCGTCCTCCGCCCTGGCGGACGGATCATCCTGCTCGAACCGTGCATGAGCCTGCTGGGACTGCTCGTGTACGGCGCGTTCCACGTCGAGTCGATTGCCATCACGAAAAAAATCGAGTGGCTCGCCCCCGCAGATTGGTCGCCCGAACATTTGGATTATTACGCCGCGCAGGGAAATGCCACGCGCATCTTCGTTGGAAAGAAATATCGTTCCCAACTCACGGCATGGAAAAGCGTCAAAACCATCCGCCTCTCGGCGCTGGCGTACGCCGCCTCGGGCGGGTACTCAGGTCCGCAACTGTACCCGACAGGGATGTATTCGGCTGTAAAATCACTGGAAAAATTTCTCGACCTGTTCCCATCCCTGTTTGCGACGCGGTTGCTGGTGGTGCTGGAGAAATGA
- a CDS encoding NmrA family NAD(P)-binding protein, with amino-acid sequence MDYIQNMILVTGASGKTGKAITKALSKVDSICAFVHREEQVAVLKSLGAVKVIVGDLRHQVDIRSAMRGARAVYHICPNMSPSETVIGKSVIDEAKKASVEHFVYHSVLRPQIEAMNHHWQKMRVEESLFESGLPFTILQPAPYMQNLLAGWKRTMGEGVLRVPYSVESKFSFVDLENVAEVARIVLTQPDHTNAIYELAGTMPTSHVEAAETFSQVLRRDVKAEIMTIEDWKLGIAGLSDYALENLVKMFEYYDRRGLMGNPNVLTWILRREPNSLESFAERVMKEHYAEN; translated from the coding sequence ATGGATTATATTCAGAACATGATCCTCGTTACTGGCGCAAGTGGCAAGACAGGCAAGGCAATAACCAAGGCGCTTTCAAAAGTTGACAGCATATGCGCGTTTGTCCATCGCGAAGAACAGGTCGCTGTTTTGAAATCCCTCGGCGCGGTGAAGGTCATCGTCGGCGATCTGCGCCATCAGGTAGACATTCGGTCCGCGATGCGAGGCGCGCGGGCGGTCTATCACATTTGCCCGAACATGAGTCCCAGTGAAACGGTAATTGGTAAATCGGTAATCGATGAGGCAAAGAAAGCAAGTGTGGAGCATTTCGTCTATCACTCGGTTTTGCGCCCGCAAATCGAAGCGATGAATCATCACTGGCAAAAGATGCGCGTGGAGGAGTCGCTTTTCGAGTCGGGACTTCCCTTCACTATTTTGCAACCTGCTCCGTACATGCAAAATCTTCTGGCGGGATGGAAGCGCACTATGGGTGAAGGAGTTTTGCGCGTGCCATATTCCGTAGAATCTAAATTCAGTTTTGTGGATCTGGAAAATGTGGCTGAGGTAGCGAGAATCGTTTTGACCCAGCCTGATCATACAAACGCCATTTACGAATTGGCAGGGACAATGCCCACGTCGCATGTTGAGGCGGCGGAAACCTTCAGTCAAGTCCTGAGGCGAGATGTGAAGGCTGAGATCATGACGATTGAAGACTGGAAACTTGGAATAGCGGGATTGAGCGATTATGCTTTGGAGAATCTGGTTAAGATGTTCGAGTATTACGATAGGCGGGGCTTGATGGGGAACCCAAATGTGCTGACATGGATTTTGCGAAGAGAACCGAATTCTTTAGAATCCTTTGCGGAAAGAGTTATGAAGGAACATTACGCAGAGAATTAA
- a CDS encoding VOC family protein has product MLNLNSVMIGTTQPQVLAAFYEKVLGKPADMLDAEHGFWGWQVGGAFMSVLEHSEMGGRAKDPGRVMINFETEQVREEFERIKSIGGTVVKEPYDMGGGWIATLADPDGNLFQLISPMVGQ; this is encoded by the coding sequence ATGTTAAATCTCAACTCGGTAATGATCGGAACGACTCAACCGCAAGTATTAGCCGCATTTTACGAAAAAGTTTTAGGCAAGCCAGCGGACATGCTGGACGCAGAACATGGTTTTTGGGGATGGCAAGTGGGCGGCGCATTCATGTCCGTGCTGGAGCATTCGGAGATGGGCGGCAGAGCCAAAGACCCAGGGCGGGTGATGATCAATTTCGAGACAGAACAGGTCCGAGAGGAATTTGAGCGGATCAAGTCCATTGGCGGAACCGTTGTCAAAGAGCCATACGATATGGGCGGCGGATGGATCGCCACGTTGGCTGATCCCGATGGAAATCTCTTTCAATTGATCAGTCCAATGGTTGGACAATAA
- a CDS encoding alpha/beta hydrolase, translating to MTAPQFNSGFVKNGNAQIYYETAGSGLPFVMIHAGVADSRQWNNEFAFFAHKYQVLRHDMRGYGKSEPVDGEFNHMGDLVAALDALGIHEPLIMMGCSMGGGLAMDFALTHPSRVKALIMVGSGPSGLELDAPTPAKFAEAEKAFEAGDLDLVCEIETQIWFDGMDRTSEQVNQAMRTLLYEMNRKALAYEALKRGKRLPNTETLAFDRLANLTIPVLVIVGAHDVPYIQGAADYMAEHIPSVKKVKMEDAAHLPNMDHPEEFQRIVTNFLKSFSS from the coding sequence GTGACCGCTCCGCAATTCAATTCTGGCTTTGTGAAAAACGGCAACGCGCAGATTTATTACGAAACGGCTGGCAGTGGGTTGCCGTTTGTGATGATCCATGCTGGCGTGGCGGACAGTCGCCAGTGGAATAACGAGTTCGCATTTTTTGCACACAAGTATCAGGTTCTGCGCCACGATATGCGCGGCTATGGGAAAAGCGAACCCGTTGACGGCGAGTTTAATCACATGGGTGATTTGGTCGCGGCGCTTGATGCTCTTGGAATTCACGAGCCACTGATTATGATGGGCTGTTCGATGGGCGGAGGCTTGGCGATGGATTTTGCGCTAACGCATCCATCCAGAGTCAAAGCGTTGATCATGGTTGGCTCAGGTCCCAGCGGCTTGGAGTTAGATGCGCCAACGCCCGCGAAATTTGCCGAAGCAGAGAAAGCGTTCGAGGCAGGCGATCTTGATCTTGTCTGTGAGATCGAAACGCAGATCTGGTTCGATGGCATGGATCGAACGTCCGAACAAGTGAATCAAGCAATGCGCACATTGCTATATGAAATGAATCGGAAGGCGCTGGCGTATGAAGCGCTGAAACGTGGCAAACGCTTACCGAACACGGAAACTCTGGCGTTTGATCGCTTGGCAAACCTCACGATTCCCGTTCTGGTGATCGTCGGCGCGCATGACGTCCCGTATATTCAGGGAGCGGCAGACTATATGGCAGAGCATATTCCTTCCGTGAAAAAAGTGAAAATGGAAGACGCGGCACACCTGCCCAACATGGATCACCCTGAAGAATTTCAGCGGATCGTGACAAATTTTTTGAAAAGTTTTTCAAGTTGA
- a CDS encoding tyrosine phenol-lyase, which produces MTNPTPKTMGQQFGRRSWAEPWKIKMVEPLTVTTREEREQALLEAGFNTFLLKSKDVYIDLLTDSGTGAMSDRQWAGMMLGDEAYAGSRNFYHLEEAIQKYYGYKYIVPTHQGRGAEHLISQTVIKKGQIVPGNMYFTTTRLHQELAGGVFYDVIIDEAHDPTSLKPFKGNIDLNKVQALIDKHGADNIAYISVAGTVNMAGGQPVSMENIKALRALCNQHGIKVYLDATRMLENAYFIQQREEGYANKTIAQILKEFCSYTDAAWMSAKKDNLVNIGGWLAINDYEIFEELRNLVVVYEGLHTYGGQAGRDMEALAIGIEESVNDDHIRTRIGQVLYLGELLTEWNIPIVQPIGGHAIFLDAKAFYPHLKQIEFPSQTLAAELYLDSGIRSMERGIASAGRDPKTGDHYYPKLELTRLTIPRRVYTQAHMDVVAESVKAVYDQRESTRGLKMVYEPKYLRFFQAKFERL; this is translated from the coding sequence ATGACCAATCCAACGCCAAAGACCATGGGGCAACAATTCGGACGCCGCTCGTGGGCGGAACCCTGGAAGATCAAGATGGTGGAGCCGCTCACCGTCACCACCCGCGAAGAACGCGAGCAAGCCTTGCTCGAAGCGGGCTTCAACACCTTCCTGCTCAAATCGAAAGACGTATACATTGACTTGTTAACCGACAGCGGCACAGGCGCGATGAGCGACCGTCAGTGGGCGGGCATGATGCTCGGCGATGAAGCCTATGCGGGGAGCAGAAACTTCTATCACCTCGAAGAGGCGATCCAAAAATACTACGGCTATAAATATATCGTCCCCACCCATCAAGGGCGCGGCGCGGAACATCTCATCAGCCAGACGGTCATCAAAAAAGGGCAGATCGTGCCGGGCAACATGTACTTCACCACCACGCGTTTGCATCAAGAATTGGCGGGCGGCGTGTTCTACGATGTCATCATTGACGAAGCGCACGACCCCACAAGTTTGAAACCGTTCAAGGGCAACATTGATCTCAACAAAGTGCAGGCGCTGATTGATAAACACGGCGCGGATAATATCGCCTACATCAGCGTCGCTGGCACGGTCAATATGGCGGGCGGTCAACCCGTGAGTATGGAGAATATCAAAGCCTTGCGCGCGCTGTGCAACCAACACGGAATCAAAGTGTATCTCGACGCGACGCGCATGTTGGAAAACGCCTACTTCATTCAACAACGCGAAGAAGGCTATGCTAATAAGACCATCGCGCAAATTCTCAAAGAGTTTTGCAGTTACACCGACGCGGCGTGGATGAGCGCCAAAAAAGATAACCTCGTCAACATCGGCGGCTGGCTGGCGATCAACGATTACGAGATTTTTGAAGAACTCCGCAATTTGGTCGTTGTCTACGAAGGTCTGCACACCTACGGCGGACAAGCGGGACGCGACATGGAAGCGCTCGCCATCGGCATCGAAGAATCGGTCAACGACGACCACATCCGCACGCGCATCGGTCAGGTTTTGTACCTCGGTGAATTGCTCACGGAGTGGAACATCCCCATCGTTCAACCGATTGGCGGACACGCGATCTTCCTCGACGCGAAAGCGTTCTACCCGCACCTCAAACAAATTGAATTTCCATCCCAAACCCTCGCGGCGGAACTCTACCTCGATTCGGGCATCCGCTCGATGGAGCGCGGCATCGCCTCGGCGGGGCGCGACCCGAAGACGGGCGATCATTACTACCCCAAACTTGAGTTGACCCGCCTCACCATTCCGCGCCGCGTCTACACCCAAGCCCACATGGATGTCGTCGCTGAATCGGTCAAAGCCGTGTACGACCAACGCGAATCGACTCGCGGCTTGAAGATGGTCTACGAGCCGAAGTATCTGCGCTTCTTCCAGGCAAAATTTGAACGGCTTTAG
- a CDS encoding Lrp/AsnC family transcriptional regulator: MIKNSKNMMLDRVDKSLLRALQADGRLSNVQLAKKISLSPPATHSRLKRLEKDGYVRQYAAIVDREKAGYDLLCFIHISLQMHKVEQVEKFREATRRMPEVLECHHITGEHDYLLKVVLKNRKDLERFVVDKITPIPGVARIQTSLVLTEVKATMALPLE; this comes from the coding sequence ATGATAAAAAATTCCAAGAACATGATGTTAGACCGCGTGGATAAATCGCTCTTGCGCGCGCTTCAAGCGGACGGGCGTTTGAGCAACGTCCAATTGGCGAAGAAGATCAGTTTATCGCCGCCCGCCACCCATTCCCGTTTGAAGCGGTTGGAGAAAGACGGCTACGTCCGCCAGTACGCCGCCATCGTGGATCGAGAAAAGGCTGGCTACGATCTGCTCTGCTTCATCCACATCAGTTTGCAAATGCACAAAGTGGAGCAAGTGGAAAAATTCCGCGAAGCCACGCGGCGGATGCCCGAAGTGCTGGAGTGTCATCACATCACGGGCGAGCATGATTATTTGTTGAAGGTCGTCCTGAAAAATCGCAAAGACCTGGAGCGTTTCGTGGTGGACAAGATCACCCCGATCCCAGGCGTGGCGCGGATTCAAACCAGCCTCGTCCTGACCGAAGTCAAAGCCACGATGGCGCTCCCGTTGGAATAA
- a CDS encoding ABC transporter substrate-binding protein — MFAKRIVFSLLVISLLLAGCGVAKPKTYTVGVIMELAWLAPAYDGFKTSMTELGYVEGENITYVYNEEVTGGDQAAFDAEAKRLVEQNVDLIFTIGTLPTKAAKSAVEGTDIPVVFDPVINPVEEGVVQSVANPGGNVTGIQVVNRADKALEWALKVMPETQYVYIPYNPDDPFIVMVMQSLFDGIPQQGVELLPASAVTTPEKMAAAVETLPDDTIIFIGLLSANLEAGLDMLVAQADQYDVPIFATGRGGDTTFPITDYTTTFSGQAEQGAQIVDRIFKGAKPANTPVETAEYYLFVNLKAAQAYGVEVSDDILKQANSITR; from the coding sequence ATGTTCGCAAAACGAATTGTATTCTCTCTGTTGGTCATCAGCCTCCTCCTTGCTGGTTGCGGAGTGGCAAAACCCAAGACCTATACGGTTGGGGTGATCATGGAGTTGGCGTGGCTGGCGCCTGCCTACGATGGGTTCAAAACCTCAATGACCGAACTGGGCTATGTGGAAGGAGAGAACATTACCTACGTCTATAATGAAGAAGTGACAGGAGGCGACCAGGCGGCGTTCGATGCTGAAGCAAAAAGACTGGTGGAACAGAACGTGGACCTGATCTTTACGATTGGAACCCTGCCCACCAAAGCCGCCAAATCAGCCGTGGAAGGAACAGACATCCCGGTTGTGTTCGACCCGGTCATCAATCCAGTGGAAGAAGGCGTAGTGCAAAGCGTCGCCAATCCTGGCGGCAATGTGACCGGCATCCAAGTGGTGAACCGGGCAGATAAAGCCTTGGAGTGGGCGCTCAAGGTTATGCCGGAGACCCAATATGTTTATATTCCCTACAACCCTGATGATCCGTTTATCGTAATGGTCATGCAAAGCCTCTTTGACGGAATCCCACAACAGGGAGTGGAGTTGCTACCCGCCAGCGCGGTGACCACCCCAGAAAAGATGGCCGCGGCGGTGGAAACCCTGCCGGATGATACGATTATTTTCATCGGACTGCTTTCGGCAAACCTCGAAGCCGGCTTGGATATGCTTGTCGCGCAAGCCGACCAATACGATGTCCCCATCTTCGCCACTGGGCGCGGCGGAGATACAACATTCCCAATCACCGACTACACCACCACATTTTCCGGTCAAGCCGAACAGGGCGCCCAAATCGTAGACCGAATTTTCAAAGGCGCAAAGCCAGCCAACACACCGGTGGAAACGGCTGAATACTATCTCTTCGTCAACCTCAAAGCCGCCCAGGCGTACGGTGTCGAAGTATCCGACGATATTTTGAAGCAGGCAAACAGCATCACTCGTTGA
- a CDS encoding DUF1501 domain-containing protein, protein MNTQISRRDFLKLAGSFAVAPALPAWMPRMAFAPQGVQPAGDILVVVFQRGGMDGISAVIPHGDPHYYENRSALAIPEPEDGSDKTGIDLDGFFGLHPSLRPLKDLWDEKTLALVHAVGSPDPTHSHFDAMDYMERGTPGEKSIPTGWIGRHLQTAPWQNESPFRAIGMGGVMQAALRGPIPVTTLKSISDFHLQGDVSQLTEIRARLESLYNLGSSLDGDAVETFNAVNILDKIDVNNYTPSGGAAYPETEFGMAMKQVAQIAKAEIGLEVACVDIGGWDTHNQQGQLEGELPTLLNEFSSGLASLYHDLGDRAKNVTIVTMSEFGRRVKENASDGTDHGHGNCMFVLGGGVNGGKVYGQWPGLAPENLYEGIDLNITTDYRDVLGEVVEKRLKNPALVDVFPMYTDWKNLGVVQG, encoded by the coding sequence ATGAACACACAAATTTCACGCAGAGATTTTCTCAAACTCGCTGGCAGTTTCGCGGTCGCGCCCGCGCTCCCCGCATGGATGCCGCGCATGGCGTTCGCGCCGCAAGGCGTCCAGCCTGCTGGCGACATCCTCGTCGTCGTTTTCCAACGCGGCGGCATGGACGGCATCAGCGCGGTCATCCCGCACGGCGACCCGCATTATTACGAGAATCGTTCCGCGCTCGCGATCCCCGAACCCGAAGATGGAAGCGACAAAACTGGAATTGACCTCGATGGATTTTTCGGACTGCATCCCTCGCTTCGTCCGCTCAAAGATCTTTGGGATGAAAAGACGCTCGCCCTCGTCCATGCGGTTGGTTCGCCCGACCCGACTCACTCTCACTTCGACGCCATGGACTACATGGAGCGCGGCACGCCAGGCGAGAAATCAATTCCCACAGGCTGGATCGGTCGCCACTTGCAGACAGCCCCCTGGCAGAATGAATCGCCCTTCCGCGCGATCGGCATGGGAGGCGTGATGCAAGCCGCCCTGCGCGGACCGATCCCCGTCACGACTCTCAAATCCATTTCGGATTTTCACTTGCAGGGTGATGTTTCTCAACTGACGGAGATCCGCGCAAGACTCGAGTCGTTATATAACCTTGGCTCGTCGCTGGATGGGGACGCGGTGGAAACTTTTAACGCGGTGAACATTCTCGACAAGATTGACGTAAACAATTACACGCCTTCGGGCGGGGCGGCATACCCCGAAACGGAATTCGGCATGGCGATGAAACAAGTCGCGCAAATTGCCAAAGCCGAGATCGGACTCGAAGTCGCGTGCGTGGACATCGGCGGCTGGGACACGCACAACCAGCAGGGACAACTCGAAGGCGAATTGCCCACGTTGCTCAACGAATTTTCATCGGGCTTGGCTTCGCTGTATCACGATCTCGGCGATAGGGCAAAGAACGTGACCATCGTGACGATGTCTGAGTTTGGGCGGCGCGTGAAAGAAAACGCCTCCGACGGCACCGATCACGGACACGGCAACTGCATGTTCGTCCTCGGCGGCGGCGTGAACGGCGGAAAAGTTTATGGTCAATGGCCTGGTCTCGCGCCAGAGAATCTGTATGAAGGCATAGACCTCAACATCACCACCGATTACCGCGATGTGTTGGGAGAAGTTGTCGAAAAACGATTGAAGAATCCCGCGCTGGTTGATGTGTTCCCCATGTATACTGATTGGAAGAATCTTGGGGTCGTGCAGGGATAA
- a CDS encoding DUF1800 family protein, producing the protein MTLTRRDFLKMSGMFAAWTALASCAPNEMMTHTPTAAPVGTAFPTLPPQPLDDEALLVHTLKRMTFGATPAMIEKAKRIGLSAFIEEQLFPESIPDDATDKMMDQFTTFSMTPAERFRLEKKGLPVQELITATLLRQRYSERQLFETMVDFWGNHFSIYIAKNACKTLKTDDDLKTIRPNAFAKFSDLLHASAHSPAMLVFLDQATSIGTAPNENYARELMELHSIGVDSGYSHHDVEEVARALTGWTVVSPRDRKKEPGTYFFNPEIHNSGEKHVLGMMISSGGEDEGMMILDMLASHPSAAKFISHKLAVRFISDSPSPEVVDSLAQVFTQTDGDVRSLLRAIVQSDSFKSSAGQKFKKPLDFFISTLRLTDATLTVNGRNGRKIQEHLRLLGQVPFTWSPPNGFPDNEEYWSTTSGLLDRWNFGLLLTSNQIRGMEVDLKNLTRDAASAEDVVDVLSLQFLGQRLPDNARAILVDFASSGDLDKDIPSIAGLILGSPHFQMR; encoded by the coding sequence ATGACCCTCACCCGCCGCGATTTTCTCAAAATGTCTGGCATGTTCGCCGCATGGACCGCGCTCGCCTCCTGCGCGCCGAACGAGATGATGACGCACACACCGACAGCCGCGCCTGTCGGGACTGCGTTCCCAACCCTGCCGCCTCAACCGCTCGATGATGAAGCCTTGCTCGTTCACACGTTGAAGCGAATGACATTTGGCGCCACGCCCGCGATGATCGAGAAAGCGAAACGCATCGGACTCTCCGCATTCATCGAAGAACAACTTTTCCCCGAATCGATTCCCGATGACGCGACCGATAAGATGATGGATCAGTTCACCACATTCAGCATGACTCCTGCTGAGCGATTCAGATTGGAGAAAAAAGGCTTGCCCGTGCAGGAGTTGATCACAGCAACTCTGCTCCGCCAGCGATACAGCGAACGTCAACTCTTTGAAACGATGGTGGATTTTTGGGGAAATCACTTCAGCATCTACATTGCGAAGAACGCATGTAAAACTTTAAAGACCGATGACGACCTCAAGACCATCCGCCCGAACGCGTTTGCAAAATTCAGTGACCTGTTACACGCTTCCGCGCATAGCCCCGCCATGTTGGTCTTTCTCGATCAGGCGACCAGCATCGGCACAGCGCCGAATGAAAATTATGCGCGCGAGTTAATGGAATTACACAGCATCGGTGTGGACTCGGGATACTCGCATCATGATGTCGAAGAGGTGGCGCGCGCCCTCACAGGCTGGACGGTGGTTAGTCCGCGCGATCGAAAAAAGGAACCTGGCACGTACTTCTTCAATCCTGAGATTCACAACAGTGGAGAAAAACATGTTCTCGGCATGATGATCTCCTCTGGCGGCGAAGACGAGGGCATGATGATCCTCGATATGCTGGCGAGTCATCCCAGCGCGGCGAAGTTCATCAGCCATAAACTGGCGGTGCGATTCATTTCCGATTCACCCTCACCTGAAGTTGTGGACTCGCTCGCGCAAGTCTTTACCCAAACTGACGGTGATGTCCGTTCGCTTCTGCGCGCGATCGTTCAATCCGATTCGTTCAAGTCATCGGCGGGACAAAAATTCAAGAAGCCGTTGGACTTCTTCATTTCGACTTTGCGGCTCACCGATGCAACTCTGACAGTCAACGGGCGCAATGGACGCAAGATTCAAGAACATCTGCGCCTGCTCGGGCAGGTTCCGTTCACGTGGTCGCCGCCCAACGGTTTCCCCGACAACGAAGAATATTGGTCAACAACGAGCGGCTTGCTCGACCGTTGGAACTTCGGCTTGCTCCTCACCTCGAATCAGATCCGCGGCATGGAAGTGGACTTGAAAAATTTGACCCGCGACGCCGCCTCTGCCGAAGATGTTGTTGACGTGTTGAGCCTGCAATTCCTCGGTCAACGTTTGCCCGATAATGCCCGCGCGATTCTTGTTGACTTCGCATCTTCGGGTGATCTCGATAAAGATATTCCCTCCATCGCGGGCTTGATCCTCGGCTCGCCGCATTTTCAGATGAGGTAA
- a CDS encoding AbrB/MazE/SpoVT family DNA-binding domain-containing protein has translation MRTQVVKIGNSRGVRIPKPFIDQTRLGNEVEIAVQRGTIVIRSISRPRNGWAEQFRAMAEQGDDQLLDKPTQTKWDRSEWVW, from the coding sequence ATTAGAACCCAGGTAGTGAAGATCGGCAATTCGCGCGGTGTTCGCATCCCCAAACCCTTCATCGATCAAACGCGCCTCGGCAACGAAGTAGAGATCGCCGTCCAACGAGGGACGATCGTCATTCGTTCTATTTCGCGTCCGCGCAACGGCTGGGCTGAGCAATTCCGCGCCATGGCGGAACAAGGCGACGATCAGTTGCTCGATAAACCGACGCAAACAAAGTGGGATAGAAGCGAATGGGTATGGTAG
- a CDS encoding type II toxin-antitoxin system PemK/MazF family toxin, translating into MGMVVKRFEVYLVSLDPTKGREIKKTRPCLIVSPNEMNEHISTVIIAPMTTRGHAYPTRVACAFQGKRGQIVLDQIRTVDKVRLVKRLGQISTTTQKEVLALLAEMFAE; encoded by the coding sequence ATGGGTATGGTAGTCAAACGATTCGAAGTCTATCTTGTCAGTCTCGACCCCACCAAAGGCAGGGAGATCAAAAAGACTCGCCCCTGCCTGATCGTTTCACCCAATGAAATGAACGAGCACATTTCCACGGTGATTATCGCGCCGATGACAACGCGCGGTCACGCATACCCCACTCGAGTCGCATGCGCATTTCAAGGCAAGCGAGGTCAGATCGTTCTCGACCAGATTCGCACGGTGGATAAAGTTCGTCTCGTGAAGCGCCTGGGACAGATTAGCACAACGACACAAAAAGAAGTCCTTGCGCTTTTGGCTGAAATGTTCGCAGAATAA